One Glycine max cultivar Williams 82 chromosome 8, Glycine_max_v4.0, whole genome shotgun sequence genomic window, TGTTGACCATGAAATGATTCAATATTAGTGCTACATAAATGACACACTGCTCGGCAATAGATGATTAAATCTTATACAGCACTAAGAGTAGAAACTAGCAAGAGACATTTATGTCATATCTAACGACTAACGCCAAACAATTGCTCTCACATTTTGTATGACATGAGATATAATGTGAAGCAAATTTCTTTACCGAGTAGGTAAAACTATGTTCTGTCATGTAAGAATTTTAACAGAATATAACAAACAAAACCCAATTAACTAAATTGACATCAAAATAGACAGAAATAGGATAATTCATAGTAACAAGTCAGTTAAAACAAAAGGTCTAGCAAActgattttgaatatatattgcAAAGCAATTTGGCAGATGCCTCTGTACGTGAACAACTAAGCATGACTTGGAAGCATAGTGTCCTTAATTCCTAGTAGTAGTTCAATAACATACCCAGTGAAAGCTCTTTCAGTTCCCTTCTGACGAGTAATATAGAACTGTTCATTTGTGAGCCGCTTCTTCCACTCTTCATCGGTTAAAGATTTATAGTCAATAGTATCAGCTCCTGCATTAGTTAGAATTAAAAGTGGTTATTGGTTACAATCAACACATACGTgtgtattttcaatttttttttaacatcataTTGATATGAAGTTGTTCTTGCTTAAAGCAGTGACAAATTTTTGTTAGAGACTATGAGTAAACTCAAAGTGAATATTCTCTTTCCAACATGATTTTTTTGCATACCCAAAAGTCAATTACAATATTTTCATTTAGTGGTTTTGATCTTAAGCAACGGGGAAGAACTAATAGAGTATATACGTTGGGGAATGAATATATTAAACTTAAGAAAACAAACATCCTTCAGCATGGACACATATACGGTATGATTAACAATAACACATTGAATTCTAAAGCGTGTGAGAGAAATCACACGCACACACAAACACAAGCTTTAACAAGGTTTGGCAAGTGTGCATATGTCCTAGAGAGCAGAgcgatttctttttcttattaatcATCAAAGGAGTTAGATCaggatatatataatatacacaTACATTATCTTAACATTGCATACATTATCTTAACACGCGAACATTATCATTAAGTGTTCATTATCTTTACGTGTGTATTATCTTAATCCGCATACAACATTATGTGTTCCGCGAGGGCTTTGCCCTTGCACCCCAATTCGATTCGTAACCCAACTGCAAGTTGGCCCTTACACTCCACTCCAACTTTCCCCTGCTCCTAACATATGAGCCATACACAACAATCTCTACCTTGGCAAATATTTAGCTCCTAACATATGAGCAATCCATGTTGCCAAAGATAGTTGATACAATTATGTCAATGTATGATGGAGCTTCCCCAGCTCCATGGAGGTTTAGGAGGACTTTGAGTAACTACCGATGATTCCCGAGGGAGCAAAACCATGTAGTCCAAGACATGAGGCGATAGTACAATCTTGTCAAAGATAAAGATTAACACACCATTAAGCTCGTTGTCTGATATGTGTTTGAAGAATTGGTTAAGTTAACTGCTTTTGCACTTCTCACTAGTGTTGGagatccttttattttttaacaggcTATGAACAGCTTGGAGAAAGACAGATGAATGGGTGCTATGGTGGAGGAGATTGAGTCTTCATAGAAGAATCAAAcatgggagctagttcctatgGGCAAAAAGAGCCACAAGATGCAAATAGATGTATAAGAGGAAACCTCCATTATCATATAAAGAAGGAAAAGAGTTCAAACAGAGGGACATGCACAAAGTTTAttgttatcaattaaattaattatttttttttaatctttagtaataaatttatcttaaatttataaaaaaaattcaaaaactactttttttattaatattcgttttttctaattatttttcaaaagattctctcttctttaacttatttaaaaataattaatataataaatattataaattaattcttataaaaaagaaaaaatatcattgtcTTAGGAATGAAACCCGTATTGCATAGAGTTACAATTAACATCAACCGAGATTCTTAACTTCACCTAGTAATTCACATGTTCAACGCAGCTTTCTTTTGTAAATTGAGCagaacaaaaaacaacaaagcaGTCcgcaaagaaattaaaagaaaagagaggaaaaccCACTTCACTGTACAATCTATTACCTGCTTCAGATTCAACGCTGTCTGCATATTGTGACTGGGAGTGGGAAGAAGCGGAGGAACCCATTGCCCGAATTGAGGTAGAAATTCTTCTGGGTTTGATATGAGCACAAGAAGGCCACAACAAAAACTTGGAATCAAGCTTCCCAATTATCCTATTGTAAGGAATATGTGTTGGTGGTAAACTCAAACTTTGAGAAGCCATTCTTCTTACGCTGGCCACTCCAATTCATAACACCGACTTAATGGCTTTCcttaaacaaataaatcatgAGATTGTTAGTGGTTTGATTTGATGCCACGTAACCTAACATTTTATGGAATATGATGCCTCAATTTCGGAACAATTTATTTATCCGTgaagtataaatataaattaattatggcttaaatactttttttagtaattaaaatttaatattttttattttccatcttgtaaaactatatttttttttgttccagtaaattacatttattttgttttatgttctaaTAATGCTTTAGGCATCTTTTTTCATGtccaaaatattatataaaatgttttatggaataaaaacaaacatagattataaaaactaaaagtaaaaaaatataattttaaaccattaattaaaattaaaagtctaaaatgtgtttttagtctttaataaattattaaattttatatttattctttaataaaaaaattacgttGAGTCttgttaaaacaataattatattttttattcttgatgttttttagttcttattaaattaaaaaaattgatcctaaatttttcattcatttcttaTTAGTtccttaaattttgttattagaAACCTTAATAAAAGGACTAAtgacaaataaacaaaatttattaaaaattaaaaacataattcgcttaaagaataaaagatcaaaaataaaattattattttattaataatttaataaggaaataattattaaaaatttaattaaaaattaaaatatttattaaggatggaaatatattataatcaaattaaaattagaggGAATGATTGCATGAAGATTGACATTTCTGTGTGGTTGAGAAGTGAGAATTGAGAACCATGTGTTGGCCACGTGTACATTTATATGCCGCATAGGTCGTAAGAAAATTCTCATGTTAGTctttaaaattgaattgaattaatttcttatattttaattttttttctttaatttttaaataaatggtttttcagaaaatttaacttaatattTACTATATCATGTAACGTATTTGAAAAAATtgcaatgttttgaaaaaatattatgtaactCTCATGTTAGTTTTCAAGTTGAATTTAAGTAAgttataaattacataatttcTAGAATAGAATTGtttcctaattttttaaattactaatgAGCTCATTGAAGATTATAATAGGTAAATGgctattaagatatttttagagataacaatatttttttaaaattgagagtAAATTATTACTAATACttattgagaatattttctttgttcttgATCATTCTGGTGTAACTAACTACTCTTCTTAGataataattcatttatttaattcatttttaaaatcatatacattacatataagattttaaatcaaaaacttacaatgtaatttttcacaataattCTAAGCAATAAATGAGATTTCTATTTGTAGGACTTAGTATCTCAATCTCAAGGATATAGATTTATACTTATTGCATTTTCTTATATTATGAGTCTAGAACCTTTGTATAGTCTAAATGTGATATCTAGATTTGTATTAATCCTATCAAGTTAACTCTTATCCTTTTGGAAAACTAACAATTATCTACAACTTCTATGTTAACCTCAAAATATAgtttaatcatttattatatCTAAAATTGAAGGGAAAATGAAATTGCTAATCTAATTCTGATAGCTTAGCCTTTGGTCACTAATGTGATCATATCTTGAGTcctagaaattattttttagtgagAACCAAAGCCCTTAGTTAATTAATATTCATGCCACATCTTTTATTAATACCACAAAGTctaatttcatcatttttttcactCATTTTTGCGTTCGAAGTTAACATTCATTGtcaataaaatcaacatgtccaaaaatcatttatcaaattcaattttatgtATATCAAAAGGACAAAACATCAAGAACATCCAACAATCAAATTCACCAAAATCGTGATAGAAATTAAGTGTTTCAAGATATTCACAACCCATCCaataaactataaatataaatctAATACCATATCATCTGTCAATGCCCCCTTCACCACTGATacaagagaagaggaaaagaaaacCCATTCCTTCTTACCTTGAAAGAAACAAATCCTCAACAATGTTAGACAAGCgacctcagatatcttaagaaggggggttgaattaagatattacagaCTATTccccccaattaaaattttgttcttctttAATGATAATATCAATTGTTCCCTTATTATGAATTACTGAAATTCAATTCAAACTAAAACTTCCTtaatgcaaaagataaataacaataaataaaggagtttaagggaagagaaagtgcaaactcagttttatactggttcggccacacccttgtgcttacgtctagtccccaagcaacccacttgagagttccactatcttgtaaaaaccctttacaagttctaaaccaCACAGGGCagtccttcctttgtgttcagattgttttacaacaagagactctcggtctcttaatcccttttcagaagtatgaagaagagaagaagaaatctctcttgaaagagatagattgtacaatgaagcactcaaataattccttattgaattgcaagtattttggccaaggaatgttttagaggataaaacaatttttgcttttgagaggataagaccttttgttcaaaaaaactctaagcaaattcgtgttccaagtcacatatatatggatctttgatggtcattcaaaaaccatttgaacagatgtaactcttggaaattattttatgaaaatctcctctggtaatcaattacaagacttgtgtaatcgattacaggctttaaaatttgaattaaaacgttcaataactactggtaatcgattaccattcaagtgtaatcgattacatagtataaaatttgaattcaaatttctaatagctgttataaatagttttaactgctggtaatcgattacaagccttgtgtaatcgattgcatgtcttcaaaaacatttaaaaacattttaagagtATTTTAGGAagcattttggccactggtaatcgattacatcctctggtaatcgattaccaaagagtaaatctcttgtaaaaacattttaacttaaattctttggtcaaacctcttgttgtttcaacttggaattTCCTTCCTGAGACTCTAGAGAttatcttgatcatatatcttgaatttcttagattcttgtcttgaataaaacttgagaagcgcatgatcctttggcatcatcaaaaaatcaaaatatctttgcttTTATAATCTCTcgctttttgatgatgacaattcaATTCCTGGAATCAAGATAGAATATATACAACCAAATCCCCCTTTGGCAGCATCAAAAAACCAAAGTGCACGGAGACTAATATAGCAACCAGAATCAGTCAAACATAATGTGCTAAAAAAAACTATCTTTCAACCATCCAAACATAAGTAATTTTAGCAAAACAACCAAAGTCAGAAGTCTTAATgaaagccaaaatacaaggccaaaaaataagtacgaaaaaacagaaacaaaaacttaaataactGGAATCTATGAATCCGCAGGAGGATTAAAGCAACGGCGAATGAAACTCATGTCGTCCTCAAGTTGTATGATGTGTGTGTCCATCCCTGCAAAGCGAGCATCAATGGCATTGATACGACCATCCAAGGAATCAAAGCGCTCACCAACATAGGAGCAGAGGCCTCGTAACTCCGAGAGAACTTCATGCATGAGGGTAGAGGAGTCATCTCTCTGAGGCGGAGGAGAAGGAGTGTGTTCGTCTTGCGGAGGTTGTCTATCCTTCTTCAACCATTGCCCATCCATGTCCTTACGGTAGCCGAAGGAGGTTACCACACCGACACCAATGGCAAAAGAACGTTTGACTTGCACAAAGGGCTCATTATCCAAgggaatttgaaaatggtgaAGAAACAAAGTGACAAGTTGTGGATAAGGCAAAGGTGCATTTGaccgcaatgccttatgcatgcggtATCTGATCAAATGGGCACAGTCAATCGGACGACCAGTGAGAAAAGCCCACATCAATATTAAATCCTCCTCAAAGGCTTGAGCCAAGTTTGATGATCTGGGTAGCAAAATGCGAATTGTGatgtagtgcatgatgcgacaatCAAATGTCAATGAACCAACAAGTAGTCTACCGGTCATGTCCGCCTGGTCAATGCAAACCATGTGGCAGGCATCATGACTGGAGTAATCAAACTTCCAGTCAttaacaatggtgccctcaaaaggtgcaccttgactgggtagatgtgtcaatgaaaagaaaacaaattcatCAATAACCATGGAAATGCCATGCACCTCAGAAACTAATGTATTaccctgaatttttaaattcgAGTCAAAGACTTGGACTAATTCAGGATAATATGGTAATTTTAATGAGATAAAAGGAATCAAACCagtgttttgaaacacttgatagcaatcaaatgtTTCCCCATCAAAGAATTCTAGGTCAAGATATTTGGGATCAAGAATTTGACGAGAGGAAAAGAGAGAGGAGTACTGGATACACTGTTCATTAGATGAAAACAGTGTAGAGGATGACAAAGAGGGTGGAATTGGTG contains:
- the LOC100798757 gene encoding Peptide methionine sulfoxide reductase B1, chloroplastic, whose translation is MASQSLSLPPTHIPYNRIIGKLDSKFLLWPSCAHIKPRRISTSIRAMGSSASSHSQSQYADSVESEAGADTIDYKSLTDEEWKKRLTNEQFYITRQKGTERAFTGEYWNTKTPGIYHCICCDTPLFESSTKFNSGTGWPSYYQTIGKNVKSKLDLSIIFMPRQEVLCAVCDAHLGHVFDDGPPPTGKRFCINSAALKLKPKQ